A single Providencia manganoxydans DNA region contains:
- a CDS encoding oxidoreductase, whose protein sequence is MSTPIKVGIVGYGYASKTFHAPFIATLPGYELTAISSSDPNKVTLDWPNVAVASSPEKLFANPEIELVIIPTPNDTHYALASQALAAGKHVVVDKPFTVTVEEAEKLQQQALKEGKLLSVYHNRRWDAGFLTLKKLFADGCLGDIKYYESHFDRYRPETRQRWRESAVAGGGIWYDLGPHLLDQALQFFGKPLGITADLGIIRPNAEATDYFHVLLNYSDKKVVLHATTVAAAESPLYVIHGMKGSYVKYGLDSQEDELKKGRLPTDDNWGIDKRNGYVTLSQNDELVTQEWINEKGNYGGYYLAIYEAIRNGAATPVLPQEAINIMKLIEAGIRSDKEKRTINIDF, encoded by the coding sequence ATGTCTACACCGATAAAAGTAGGTATTGTGGGTTATGGCTATGCCAGTAAAACATTTCATGCGCCGTTTATTGCCACGTTACCCGGATATGAATTGACAGCCATCTCTAGTAGCGATCCTAATAAAGTCACCCTCGATTGGCCGAATGTAGCTGTTGCCTCTTCCCCTGAAAAATTGTTTGCTAATCCAGAAATAGAACTAGTCATAATTCCCACACCTAATGACACACATTATGCATTAGCGAGCCAAGCATTGGCTGCAGGTAAGCACGTCGTTGTTGATAAGCCATTCACAGTGACGGTCGAAGAAGCTGAAAAGTTACAACAACAGGCGCTTAAAGAGGGTAAGTTACTCTCTGTTTACCATAACCGCCGTTGGGATGCAGGTTTTTTAACCCTTAAAAAACTGTTTGCTGATGGTTGCTTAGGTGATATCAAATATTATGAATCACACTTTGATCGCTATCGTCCCGAAACGCGTCAAAGATGGCGTGAATCAGCTGTTGCAGGTGGCGGTATTTGGTATGATTTAGGCCCTCATTTATTAGATCAAGCATTGCAGTTTTTTGGTAAACCGCTCGGTATTACGGCTGATTTAGGCATTATTCGCCCTAATGCTGAAGCAACTGATTATTTTCATGTTTTACTTAACTATTCAGATAAAAAAGTGGTTTTACATGCGACGACAGTCGCAGCAGCAGAATCACCGTTGTATGTTATTCACGGCATGAAAGGTAGCTATGTTAAATATGGCCTTGATTCACAAGAAGATGAATTGAAAAAAGGGCGATTACCCACTGATGATAATTGGGGAATAGATAAACGCAACGGTTACGTGACGTTGTCACAAAATGATGAACTCGTTACCCAAGAATGGATCAATGAGAAAGGTAACTATGGTGGATATTATCTTGCAATTTATGAGGCGATACGCAATGGCGCAGCCACGCCTGTTCTTCCTCAAGAAGCTATCAATATTATGAAACTTATTGAAGCAGGCATACGTTCTGACAAGGAAAAACGTACTATCAATATTGATTTCTAA
- a CDS encoding bile acid:sodium symporter family protein has translation MNLLAKLKIDPFLLIMICVVVIASLFPCEGNIKVAFQYLTTAAIALLFFMHGAKLSRESIVAGIGHWRLHLMVFSSTFILFPIIGLGLHFMVPSWMSPTVYMGFLYLCALPATVQSAIAFTSVAGGNVAAAICSASASSILGVFLSPILVGFLMDEDGSQAMDTLNAIGSILLQLMLPFVVGHLARPLLANWMSRNRKLINITDRSSILLVVYVAFSEAVVEGIWQRIDAFSLFMIAVVSCIILFIVMMLNIIAARLFKFSKEDEITIVFCGSKKSLANGVPMANVLFPASVVGVILLPLMIFHQIQLMVSAVLAQRYAKRLTK, from the coding sequence ATGAATTTGTTAGCTAAACTAAAAATTGATCCGTTCTTATTGATCATGATTTGTGTTGTCGTGATTGCCAGCCTATTTCCTTGTGAGGGGAATATAAAGGTGGCTTTTCAATATTTAACCACAGCAGCGATTGCATTGCTCTTTTTTATGCATGGCGCAAAACTATCTAGAGAATCAATTGTTGCTGGGATAGGGCATTGGCGACTACATTTAATGGTGTTTTCTAGCACATTTATTTTATTTCCAATTATTGGGCTAGGGTTGCACTTTATGGTGCCTTCATGGATGTCTCCAACGGTATATATGGGCTTCCTTTATTTATGTGCATTGCCCGCAACAGTACAATCAGCAATTGCATTTACTTCTGTTGCCGGAGGTAATGTTGCTGCCGCAATCTGTAGTGCATCAGCGTCAAGCATACTTGGGGTCTTTTTATCTCCGATACTTGTTGGTTTTTTAATGGATGAAGATGGCAGTCAAGCGATGGACACGCTCAATGCGATAGGGTCAATCTTACTGCAATTGATGTTACCATTTGTTGTAGGACACTTAGCTCGACCATTACTTGCTAATTGGATGAGTCGCAATCGTAAGCTGATCAATATTACAGATCGTTCATCGATACTACTTGTTGTTTATGTTGCGTTCAGTGAAGCGGTAGTAGAGGGAATTTGGCAACGGATTGATGCTTTCTCATTATTTATGATTGCTGTCGTGAGTTGTATTATTTTATTTATTGTTATGATGCTAAATATAATTGCAGCTCGACTATTTAAATTCAGTAAAGAAGATGAAATCACCATTGTTTTTTGTGGCTCTAAAAAAAGCCTCGCCAATGGGGTACCTATGGCTAATGTACTATTTCCAGCCTCGGTAGTTGGCGTGATCCTTCTACCACTCATGATATTTCATCAAATTCAGTTAATGGTTAGTGCTGTTCTTGCACAGCGCTACGCCAAGCGTCTAACTAAATAA